A DNA window from Desulfovibrio porci contains the following coding sequences:
- a CDS encoding DUF4881 domain-containing protein — protein MKIRSLLLTLVLALSFALAACDFDGGVEQGRCVAFDPAAKTLTIVVDVTHDQFNPHYSGGVHTYKLPAEARDMGPVPAVGGRLMVDLEKSSLLLYDPASKSVKELPVQFTDVEKNIGAKHPKVAGKTFPIVDKEKESVTIYSRRLEALITFKVPAPALDLPPYTWTAGDEMRIAFRNSDKNQAIRIMNVSKTNIFQK, from the coding sequence ATGAAAATACGTAGTTTGCTGCTTACGCTGGTGCTGGCCCTCTCCTTTGCTCTCGCGGCCTGCGACTTTGACGGCGGTGTGGAACAGGGCCGTTGCGTGGCCTTTGACCCGGCCGCGAAAACCCTGACCATCGTGGTGGACGTGACCCACGACCAGTTCAATCCCCATTACAGCGGCGGCGTACATACCTACAAGCTGCCCGCCGAAGCCCGCGACATGGGTCCGGTCCCCGCTGTGGGCGGCCGTCTGATGGTCGATCTGGAAAAGTCCTCCCTGCTGCTCTATGATCCGGCTTCCAAGAGCGTCAAGGAACTGCCCGTGCAGTTCACGGATGTGGAAAAGAACATTGGCGCCAAGCATCCCAAGGTGGCGGGCAAGACCTTCCCCATCGTGGACAAGGAAAAGGAAAGCGTCACCATTTACTCCAGGCGTCTGGAAGCCCTGATTACCTTCAAGGTGCCCGCGCCCGCGCTGGATCTGCCGCCCTACACCTGGACGGCCGGCGACGAAATGCGCATCGCCTTCCGCAATTCCGACAAGAATCAGGCCATTCGTATCATGAACGTGAGCAAGACCAACATCTTCCAGAAGTAA
- a CDS encoding sulfite exporter TauE/SafE family protein: MDWLYILMPISGVSIFWPGLVILGLGVGIIGGFFGLGGAWMVTPGLNILGFPMAFAIGTDVAQMAGKSLISTMRHGKFGNVDYALGLTMLIGTVIGVEIGAQMVMWLERIGSVDKVVRWLYVVLLILLAWLVFHDVALRRKKEREAKAQHQDLDKTAVGLDWGSKLQAIKIPPVVHFKHANITCSAWLPIIVSFFTGWLAGILGIGGGLIRMPALVYLVGCPTHLAVGTDLFEVAISGLYGTASYAYKGRVELLAAIIMLCGAAIGAQIGVVATKYVKGYGIRIVFGLAVLGCLMSVVLKLLQAEFPAYAWLFSPLATVEVLGFVSAISIYITIRMVLGAKAELAAKKQHAAGN, from the coding sequence ATGGATTGGCTGTATATTTTGATGCCCATTTCCGGCGTGAGCATTTTCTGGCCCGGCTTGGTTATCCTCGGTTTGGGCGTCGGCATCATCGGTGGCTTCTTCGGTCTGGGCGGCGCCTGGATGGTGACGCCGGGTCTGAATATTCTTGGTTTCCCCATGGCTTTCGCCATCGGCACCGACGTGGCGCAGATGGCCGGTAAATCGCTGATTTCCACCATGCGGCACGGCAAGTTCGGCAACGTGGACTACGCGTTGGGCCTGACCATGCTGATCGGTACCGTTATCGGCGTGGAAATCGGCGCCCAGATGGTCATGTGGCTGGAACGCATCGGTTCCGTGGACAAGGTCGTGCGCTGGCTGTACGTGGTGCTGCTCATCCTGCTGGCCTGGCTGGTCTTCCATGATGTGGCCCTGCGTCGCAAGAAGGAACGCGAAGCCAAGGCTCAGCATCAGGATCTGGACAAGACCGCCGTGGGTCTGGACTGGGGGAGCAAGCTTCAGGCCATCAAGATTCCCCCGGTCGTGCACTTCAAGCATGCCAACATCACCTGCTCGGCCTGGCTGCCCATTATCGTCAGCTTCTTCACCGGCTGGCTGGCCGGCATCCTGGGCATCGGCGGCGGCCTGATCCGCATGCCCGCCCTGGTCTACCTGGTCGGCTGCCCGACCCACCTCGCCGTGGGCACGGACCTCTTTGAAGTGGCCATCTCCGGCCTGTACGGCACGGCCTCCTATGCGTACAAGGGCCGCGTTGAACTGCTGGCCGCCATCATCATGCTCTGCGGCGCTGCCATTGGCGCTCAGATCGGCGTCGTCGCCACCAAGTACGTCAAGGGTTACGGCATCCGCATCGTGTTCGGCCTGGCCGTACTCGGCTGCCTGATGTCCGTTGTGCTCAAGCTCCTCCAGGCTGAATTCCCCGCGTATGCCTGGCTTTTCAGCCCGCTGGCCACTGTTGAAGTGCTGGGCTTCGTGAGCGCCATCTCCATTTACATCACTATCCGGATGGTCCTGGGCGCCAAGGCGGAACTTGCGGCCAAGAAGCAACACGCCGCCGGCAACTAG
- a CDS encoding DVU0150 family protein yields MKKMRRLWTWILGCALMLPVLMPSVALAAKKKADVVIVADTRKLDGILYWWAEMYNESHFFFAILTMIIIPILGCLLGFLADIVMSHIGIDLKHRELAEK; encoded by the coding sequence ATGAAGAAAATGCGCAGGCTTTGGACCTGGATTTTGGGCTGCGCGCTGATGCTGCCCGTACTGATGCCCTCAGTGGCGCTGGCGGCCAAGAAAAAGGCCGACGTGGTCATCGTGGCCGACACCCGCAAGCTGGACGGCATTTTGTATTGGTGGGCGGAAATGTATAATGAAAGCCATTTCTTCTTCGCCATTCTGACCATGATCATCATCCCGATTCTCGGCTGTCTTCTCGGCTTTCTCGCTGACATCGTCATGTCCCACATCGGCATTGACCTCAAACACCGCGAACTGGCTGAAAAGTAG
- a CDS encoding sigma 54-interacting transcriptional regulator, whose amino-acid sequence MRFFGFIVGGNSVETASFFVNRSLTSRMLLLGLPLLAAVLALIFFVTGGSLANLVNRAIARNTQLQTQAMSLALEQILVETRNQLLILAAGSMDRQEMARRLKFRSRADGLRYREVAFMGLTPENRYLLLNYGGEIIAVPPHVALDAPAGPFHNISPGQRPGHVNVSQPLEVVYSMVPIDKSLQSLAFYVLRFSTPIYDAAGNFQGILILSLDLNALRDTMSLYSSPEAPISAGAGTRVRSLFFDQDGWMLFQSENLDNDSGEKALRSDAVRAGFRGDFGRPGFSMAFRPGPEHLNYWTMVAEVQAGRSGRLPLSEVGTAWNSGQMRVESVSYAPVTFMPNPEGPRVVVGGLAMLDSSFTSTHAGIQLLSIYTLCFLGGLLLLGLSLWWLARNMGRSLNLLSGELRSRNEDDSAEPLNLPPLPLELEAIKQNVDTLLNRLRRARADQRSQAAAQTALWQREAVEDLPDPADLPTRGLVGASLPMQALYGQVQKASQVLADVLIVGETGTGKELVSESIHRLSARADGPFITINCGALDEALLMDTLFGHVKGAFTEAKQARKGAFLAAEGGTLMLDEVGNATPKVQQALLRALSTRCIRPLGSDHDVPFDTRIIAATNAELRGDGQDGSFRDDLYYRLAVITIHTPPLRQRKEDIPALMVHFMNEAVKTREPGMPRTIPRISRGALEKLMRHHWPGNVRELKNTLTRALTFCDGDLILAENIQLDPGGQPVNDTPDGKASRESRTPEETKGGEPDTHRDPPARPAPTSEQGTGEAPSVPNPDQLNHRQRELLPRLAVLGSVSRQEYQNLAGKGISMRTAQYDLQQMVRLGLMRKEGRGPAQRYVIVQPGGQTPADKGRPR is encoded by the coding sequence ATGCGCTTTTTTGGTTTCATCGTCGGCGGCAACTCCGTGGAAACCGCCTCCTTTTTTGTGAACCGCAGCCTGACAAGCCGCATGTTGCTGCTGGGCCTGCCCTTGCTGGCAGCGGTTCTGGCGCTGATTTTTTTCGTGACCGGCGGCAGCCTCGCAAATCTCGTCAATCGCGCAATAGCGCGCAACACACAATTACAGACCCAGGCCATGAGCCTTGCGCTGGAACAGATTCTGGTGGAAACGCGCAACCAGCTGCTGATTCTGGCCGCCGGCTCCATGGACCGGCAGGAAATGGCGCGCCGCCTCAAATTCCGCTCCCGCGCCGACGGCCTGCGTTACCGCGAAGTGGCCTTCATGGGCCTGACGCCTGAAAACCGCTATCTCCTTTTAAACTACGGCGGCGAGATCATCGCAGTGCCGCCCCATGTGGCTCTGGACGCCCCGGCCGGTCCCTTTCACAACATCAGTCCCGGTCAGCGGCCCGGTCATGTGAACGTAAGCCAGCCCCTGGAAGTGGTCTATTCCATGGTGCCCATTGACAAGTCGCTGCAAAGCCTGGCCTTTTATGTGCTGCGCTTTTCGACGCCCATTTACGACGCGGCCGGAAATTTTCAGGGCATTCTGATTCTCTCGCTGGATCTCAACGCGTTGCGCGACACCATGTCGCTGTACTCCTCGCCCGAGGCGCCCATCAGTGCCGGAGCGGGAACCAGAGTGCGCAGCCTTTTTTTCGATCAGGACGGCTGGATGCTTTTCCAGTCCGAAAACCTCGACAACGATTCCGGCGAAAAAGCCCTGCGTTCCGATGCGGTGCGGGCCGGTTTCCGCGGGGATTTCGGCCGCCCCGGTTTCAGCATGGCCTTTCGTCCCGGCCCGGAACATCTCAACTATTGGACCATGGTGGCCGAGGTGCAGGCGGGCCGCTCCGGCCGGCTTCCTCTTTCGGAGGTGGGCACGGCCTGGAATAGCGGCCAGATGCGGGTTGAAAGCGTGAGCTACGCGCCGGTGACCTTCATGCCCAATCCGGAAGGCCCGCGCGTGGTGGTCGGCGGGCTGGCCATGCTGGACAGCAGCTTTACATCCACACATGCGGGCATACAGCTGCTGAGCATTTACACCCTCTGTTTTCTGGGCGGGCTGCTCCTGCTGGGGCTGAGCCTCTGGTGGCTCGCCCGCAACATGGGCCGGAGTCTGAATCTGCTTTCCGGCGAGCTGCGCAGCCGCAATGAAGACGACAGCGCCGAGCCCCTGAATCTGCCCCCTCTGCCGCTGGAACTGGAAGCGATCAAGCAGAACGTGGACACCCTGCTTAACCGGCTGCGCCGGGCCAGGGCCGACCAGCGCTCCCAGGCGGCGGCGCAGACCGCCCTCTGGCAGCGGGAGGCCGTGGAGGACCTGCCCGACCCGGCGGATCTGCCGACCCGGGGTCTGGTGGGCGCTTCCCTGCCGATGCAGGCGCTGTATGGTCAGGTTCAGAAGGCCTCCCAGGTGCTGGCCGATGTGCTGATCGTGGGCGAAACAGGCACCGGCAAGGAACTGGTTTCCGAGTCCATTCACCGTCTGAGCGCCCGCGCCGACGGCCCTTTCATCACCATCAATTGCGGCGCTCTGGATGAGGCCCTGCTTATGGACACCCTCTTCGGGCACGTCAAGGGCGCGTTCACCGAGGCCAAGCAGGCGCGCAAAGGGGCTTTTCTGGCCGCCGAGGGCGGCACCCTGATGCTGGACGAGGTGGGCAACGCCACCCCCAAGGTGCAGCAGGCCCTGTTGCGGGCGCTCTCCACCCGGTGCATCCGTCCTCTGGGCTCGGACCACGACGTGCCCTTTGATACCCGGATCATCGCCGCCACCAACGCCGAACTACGCGGCGACGGGCAGGACGGCTCCTTTCGCGATGACCTGTACTACCGGCTGGCCGTCATTACCATTCACACCCCGCCCCTGCGGCAACGCAAAGAGGACATTCCGGCCCTGATGGTCCATTTTATGAATGAGGCCGTGAAGACCCGCGAGCCGGGCATGCCCAGAACCATTCCCCGGATCAGCCGGGGCGCATTGGAAAAGCTCATGCGCCACCACTGGCCCGGCAATGTGCGTGAGTTGAAAAATACCCTGACCAGAGCCTTGACCTTTTGCGACGGAGATCTGATTCTGGCGGAAAACATCCAGCTTGATCCCGGCGGCCAGCCGGTGAACGACACGCCGGACGGCAAGGCTTCGCGGGAAAGCCGGACGCCGGAAGAGACAAAAGGCGGAGAGCCGGACACGCACCGTGATCCGCCCGCGCGTCCGGCTCCGACTTCGGAGCAGGGCACGGGGGAAGCGCCGTCCGTCCCGAATCCGGACCAGCTCAACCACCGGCAGCGGGAACTGCTGCCGCGCTTGGCGGTATTGGGCAGCGTGAGCCGCCAGGAATATCAGAACCTGGCTGGCAAGGGCATTTCCATGCGCACGGCGCAATACGACTTGCAACAGATGGTGCGCCTCGGCCTGATGCGCAAGGAAGGGCGCGGCCCGGCCCAGCGTTACGTGATCGTGCAGCCCGGCGGACAAACACCGGCCGACAAAGGACGCCCCAGATGA
- a CDS encoding PEP/pyruvate-binding domain-containing protein codes for MNAVQTLRKLLGLAPRISREQAMAAFTRRYASFKELLQANADLAGILAGLNAAQRGDRSLETRQVRKEARRAILQCERMAACLNDISNQRHRDLSAAVEALGGRIERELEQHARGDVTSLTLPLSEVDASMAYSVGGKNANLGELRNMLDMPVPRGFAITIKAGTLFLLRSSGLFRNIYSQLRSVDTEKPSTISAASQEVQRLILEAEVPDTVSDPMLAAWDEAFGAESDIVAALRSSAVAEDGVQSFAGQYRSILGVRRQDLLMAFKKVMASLFSERALTYRAAHGYALDATGMGLCCLEMVKAKAAGVAFSRHPVDLRSNCVLINGLWGLGEMVVDGSGTPDQWLVSRATRKITQATIAHKETRLQLARTDKGVESALADVPEELRDVPCLSDGQVRRLVEMALELERHYQYPQDLEWAVDEDDQIVLLQTRPMGLDSTPEESAAPALKHMRPLLSGADVAAKGVGCGPVVRVHPDEDLTHFPEGAVMLMQHSSPNAMTAMQRAAAIIAETGSLTGHMASICREFGVPTLMNLAGATSLLAPGQVVTVDALSGRVFDGEVPELLALRLARRRPGVDTPALVLLRRVAPYILPLHLVDPQSALFSPANCTSLHDVMRYAHELSYSEMFLLSDSLSESGAGGVASHLVCSVPLDLYIIDLGGGLKHPEASTAKPEDVTSMPFRHVLNGMLNPAVQAKGPRPVNMRGFLSVMGQTMVGGNQHGGERFGDRSYAIVSDRYLNFSSRVGYHYAILDTWCGDTLSKNYIRFEFAGGAAGNEQRARRVRCIGLILTELGFTVEVTGDRIRARYQKYPKLELCSRLDQLGRLLIMTRQMDMLMVNDEAVQVYAAKFLNGEYH; via the coding sequence ATGAACGCCGTACAGACATTGCGGAAACTGCTGGGCCTCGCGCCGCGCATCAGCCGTGAGCAGGCCATGGCCGCCTTTACCCGCCGTTACGCCTCCTTCAAGGAATTGTTGCAGGCCAATGCCGACCTGGCCGGCATTCTGGCCGGGCTGAACGCGGCCCAGCGCGGCGACCGCAGCCTGGAAACCAGGCAGGTGCGCAAGGAAGCGCGCCGGGCCATCCTTCAGTGCGAACGCATGGCGGCCTGCCTCAACGACATTTCCAATCAGCGCCATCGGGATCTCAGCGCGGCGGTGGAAGCTCTGGGCGGCCGTATTGAACGCGAGTTGGAGCAGCACGCGCGCGGCGACGTGACTTCCCTGACCCTGCCTCTCAGCGAGGTGGACGCCAGCATGGCCTACAGCGTAGGCGGCAAAAACGCCAACCTGGGGGAACTGCGCAACATGCTGGACATGCCCGTGCCGCGCGGCTTCGCCATCACCATCAAGGCGGGGACGCTTTTTCTGTTGCGCAGCAGCGGCCTGTTCAGGAATATTTACAGCCAGTTGCGGTCGGTGGACACCGAAAAGCCGTCCACCATCAGCGCGGCCTCCCAGGAGGTGCAGCGTCTCATCCTGGAAGCCGAGGTGCCTGACACGGTGAGCGACCCCATGCTGGCGGCCTGGGACGAAGCCTTCGGCGCGGAAAGCGACATTGTGGCGGCCCTGCGCTCCAGTGCCGTCGCCGAGGACGGGGTGCAATCCTTCGCCGGGCAGTACCGCAGCATTCTGGGCGTCAGGCGGCAGGACCTGCTCATGGCCTTCAAAAAGGTTATGGCCAGCCTTTTTTCCGAGCGCGCCCTGACCTACCGGGCCGCGCACGGCTATGCCCTGGACGCCACGGGCATGGGCCTCTGCTGTCTGGAGATGGTCAAGGCCAAGGCCGCGGGCGTGGCTTTCTCGCGTCATCCCGTGGACCTGCGCTCCAACTGCGTGCTGATCAACGGCCTCTGGGGACTGGGCGAAATGGTGGTGGACGGCTCGGGCACGCCCGATCAATGGCTGGTTTCGCGGGCCACCCGCAAAATCACTCAGGCCACCATCGCCCATAAGGAGACGCGCCTGCAGCTCGCGCGCACGGACAAGGGCGTGGAAAGCGCGCTGGCCGACGTGCCCGAGGAACTGCGGGACGTGCCCTGCCTCAGTGACGGGCAGGTGCGGCGGCTGGTGGAAATGGCCCTGGAACTGGAGCGTCACTATCAGTACCCGCAGGATCTGGAGTGGGCCGTGGACGAAGACGACCAGATCGTCCTGCTCCAGACCAGACCCATGGGCCTGGACAGCACGCCGGAGGAGAGCGCGGCCCCGGCCCTGAAGCATATGCGGCCCCTGCTGTCCGGCGCGGACGTGGCGGCCAAGGGCGTGGGCTGCGGCCCGGTGGTGCGGGTGCATCCGGATGAGGATCTGACCCACTTTCCGGAAGGCGCAGTCATGCTGATGCAGCATTCCTCGCCCAACGCCATGACCGCCATGCAGCGGGCGGCGGCCATCATTGCCGAAACCGGCAGCCTCACCGGGCACATGGCGTCCATCTGCCGCGAATTCGGCGTGCCCACGCTGATGAATCTGGCCGGAGCCACCAGCCTGCTCGCGCCGGGTCAAGTGGTGACCGTGGACGCCTTGTCGGGCCGGGTTTTTGACGGCGAGGTGCCGGAACTGCTGGCCCTGCGCCTGGCCCGCCGACGCCCTGGAGTGGATACGCCCGCCCTAGTGCTGCTGCGGCGGGTGGCCCCGTACATTCTGCCCCTGCACCTGGTGGACCCGCAGTCGGCCCTGTTCAGCCCGGCCAACTGCACCTCCCTGCACGACGTCATGCGCTACGCGCACGAACTGAGCTATTCGGAGATGTTTCTGCTCTCCGACAGCCTTTCCGAAAGCGGGGCGGGCGGCGTGGCCAGCCATCTGGTCTGTTCCGTGCCGCTGGACCTCTACATTATCGACCTGGGCGGCGGCCTGAAACATCCCGAAGCCTCCACAGCCAAGCCCGAAGACGTGACCAGCATGCCCTTCCGGCATGTGCTCAACGGCATGCTCAATCCCGCGGTACAGGCCAAGGGTCCCCGCCCGGTGAACATGCGCGGTTTTCTCTCGGTCATGGGCCAGACCATGGTCGGCGGCAACCAGCACGGCGGCGAGCGCTTCGGCGACCGCAGCTACGCCATAGTCTCCGACCGCTACCTCAATTTTTCCTCGCGCGTGGGCTATCACTACGCCATTCTGGATACCTGGTGCGGCGACACCCTGAGCAAAAACTACATCCGCTTCGAATTCGCGGGCGGCGCGGCGGGCAATGAACAGCGCGCGCGGCGGGTGCGCTGCATCGGGCTCATCCTCACGGAACTCGGCTTTACCGTCGAGGTCACGGGTGATAGGATACGCGCGCGCTACCAGAAATACCCCAAGCTCGAACTGTGTTCGCGCCTGGATCAACTGGGGCGTCTGCTGATTATGACCCGCCAGATGGACATGCTTATGGTCAATGACGAAGCCGTCCAGGTGTACGCCGCCAAATTCCTCAACGGCGAATACCACTAA
- a CDS encoding MFS transporter: protein MPPFAGPPEQPRRWDKPSEPPQKLLSRDFILLFCMAMFSNSYIAVFYCFEQWLEGLSISPNWRGVLLSSLFAMVLLCRPLASVLLLKRGKLLAMLASIMVSSCVMLAYPYVRGEHVIGIIWLLRIIQGIALAVYSSCTVAVLVSCIPKGQSARGFALFSLTMLLPYSIIPALAERLLPVLGGEPRLFALTAVLGLPALAMLIPLAPRLRTPEMPAQGENSLSGRALWQAVSHSGLFFVYMACLTFSIMTVLAIFFMKGLCAVTGAQPAWFFSTYTVTIILVRLFGSHRLDTLPRYRVTTLCCAVLACCMLGLAWGPLWAFIPLTCVYGLGLGLLYPLLAAAVYDRSTPTTRSINSNVMMATFDSSGMLAPLLGGLVIHAGYGYRGVFTATAVSVFICGCCMVIDRTRMLRRDAAKRRQAGAESL from the coding sequence ATGCCCCCCTTTGCAGGACCGCCGGAACAGCCCAGGCGTTGGGACAAACCCTCCGAGCCGCCCCAGAAACTCTTGAGCCGCGACTTTATCCTGCTCTTTTGCATGGCCATGTTCAGCAACAGCTACATCGCCGTGTTCTACTGTTTCGAGCAATGGCTGGAAGGCCTCAGCATCAGCCCCAACTGGCGCGGCGTGCTGCTTTCCTCCCTCTTCGCCATGGTGCTGCTCTGCCGTCCCCTGGCCAGCGTGCTGCTGCTCAAGCGCGGCAAGCTGTTAGCCATGCTTGCCTCCATCATGGTCTCCAGCTGCGTCATGCTGGCCTATCCTTATGTCCGGGGAGAGCACGTCATCGGCATCATCTGGCTGTTGCGCATCATTCAGGGTATCGCCCTGGCCGTCTATTCCAGCTGCACTGTGGCCGTGCTGGTCAGCTGCATTCCCAAGGGGCAGAGCGCCAGAGGCTTCGCCCTCTTCTCCCTGACCATGCTGTTGCCTTATTCGATCATTCCGGCCCTGGCCGAGCGTCTTCTGCCCGTTCTGGGCGGCGAGCCGCGTCTTTTCGCCCTCACGGCCGTGCTGGGCCTGCCCGCGCTGGCCATGCTGATTCCCCTGGCCCCACGCCTGCGGACGCCGGAAATGCCCGCACAGGGCGAGAACAGCCTTTCGGGCCGCGCCCTCTGGCAGGCTGTGAGCCATTCGGGCCTGTTTTTCGTCTACATGGCCTGTCTGACCTTCAGCATTATGACCGTGCTGGCCATTTTCTTCATGAAAGGCCTCTGCGCCGTGACCGGCGCGCAGCCGGCCTGGTTTTTCTCCACCTACACGGTGACCATCATTCTGGTCCGGCTGTTCGGCAGCCACCGCCTGGACACGCTGCCCCGCTACCGGGTGACCACGCTCTGCTGCGCGGTGCTGGCCTGCTGCATGCTGGGCCTGGCCTGGGGGCCGCTCTGGGCCTTCATTCCCCTGACCTGTGTCTACGGTCTGGGGCTGGGCCTGCTCTATCCCCTGCTGGCCGCCGCCGTGTATGACCGCTCCACGCCTACCACCCGCTCCATCAATTCCAATGTGATGATGGCCACCTTTGACTCCAGCGGCATGCTGGCTCCCCTGCTGGGCGGTCTGGTGATCCATGCTGGCTACGGCTATCGCGGGGTGTTCACCGCCACCGCCGTCAGCGTGTTCATCTGCGGCTGCTGCATGGTGATCGACAGGACGCGGATGCTCCGGCGGGATGCGGCGAAGCGACGCCAAGCCGGAGCGGAATCCCTTTAA